From a single Granulicella aggregans genomic region:
- a CDS encoding FAD-dependent oxidoreductase encodes MSSAPLLQSPLIAETQTFPVLTDAQIERLRPFSEQRRVECGDILYRPGEVGVSLYILLTAHVEVVQPDLNGERYFATFSPGMFTGESAMIAEQKMIVLARVTEAGEVLKIRPEALRTVVARDSELAELFLRAFMLRRLSLIRKQLGNAALIGSRHSADSMRLREFLGRNGHPYNFVDLDTDSSAQDLLDRLAVKIEEVPIVICNGETVLRNPSTMELAKCLGLNQGIDHSLLRDLIVVGGGPAGLAAAVYAASEGLDVLIVEHHAPGGQAGSSSRIENYLGFPTGISGQELAANAKVQALKFGAKLAVAHSVVEFRCRRTPFELVLDDGSLLFTRSVVIATGARYNKPDVPGIDRFAGNGVHYGATYLEAQLCEGEDVVVVGGGNSAGQAAVFLAQTARKVYMLVRGADMASTMSRYLIQRISNNPAIELQCNTELTELAGNNHLEEVLWRDKVTQTLSCVQVHHVFVMTGASPNTAWLQDCVALDEKGFVLTGPDLPLEMKSDTGQAWPLSRPPQRLESSLPGVFVVGDVRAGSVKRVASAVGEGANAVSLVHRFLAET; translated from the coding sequence ATGTCGTCTGCGCCATTATTGCAGAGCCCGCTCATCGCCGAGACACAGACCTTTCCGGTCCTCACGGATGCACAGATCGAACGTCTGCGTCCGTTCTCCGAGCAACGCAGGGTGGAGTGCGGGGACATCTTGTATCGTCCTGGTGAAGTCGGCGTATCTCTTTACATCCTTCTCACTGCTCATGTCGAAGTGGTTCAGCCAGATTTGAACGGTGAGCGCTACTTCGCAACGTTCAGCCCGGGTATGTTCACGGGCGAGTCCGCCATGATCGCGGAGCAGAAGATGATCGTCCTCGCCAGGGTCACCGAGGCAGGCGAGGTTCTGAAGATCAGACCTGAAGCGCTTCGAACCGTCGTTGCAAGGGACTCCGAATTGGCGGAGTTGTTTCTGCGAGCGTTTATGCTCCGGCGGCTATCGCTGATCCGGAAACAACTTGGCAATGCTGCGCTCATCGGCTCTCGCCATTCGGCAGACTCGATGCGGCTCCGGGAGTTCCTCGGGAGAAACGGTCACCCGTATAACTTCGTCGACCTCGATACCGACTCATCCGCTCAGGACCTGCTGGATCGCCTCGCCGTCAAGATCGAGGAAGTACCGATCGTCATCTGCAATGGGGAGACGGTGCTCCGCAATCCTTCCACGATGGAACTGGCAAAGTGCCTTGGCCTGAACCAGGGTATCGATCATAGTCTGCTGCGCGACTTGATCGTGGTAGGCGGCGGTCCGGCGGGTCTCGCTGCTGCTGTGTATGCGGCCTCCGAAGGTCTCGACGTGCTCATCGTTGAGCACCATGCGCCGGGAGGACAAGCGGGATCGAGCTCGAGAATCGAGAACTACCTCGGGTTTCCTACAGGCATCTCCGGGCAAGAACTCGCAGCAAATGCAAAGGTGCAAGCGCTAAAGTTTGGGGCAAAACTGGCAGTTGCGCATTCTGTCGTCGAATTTCGTTGCCGCCGGACACCCTTCGAATTAGTGCTGGACGACGGGAGCCTTCTATTTACCAGATCGGTCGTCATAGCCACCGGCGCCCGCTATAACAAGCCGGATGTGCCGGGGATCGATCGATTTGCAGGCAATGGTGTTCACTATGGAGCGACGTACCTGGAGGCCCAGCTTTGCGAGGGTGAGGATGTCGTGGTGGTTGGCGGAGGTAACTCCGCTGGGCAGGCAGCAGTGTTCCTCGCGCAGACGGCACGCAAGGTTTACATGCTGGTTCGCGGAGCCGACATGGCTTCGACGATGTCCCGATATCTCATTCAACGGATCTCAAATAACCCGGCCATCGAATTGCAATGCAACACGGAACTCACGGAGCTTGCTGGCAACAACCATCTTGAAGAAGTCTTATGGAGGGATAAGGTCACCCAGACTTTATCATGCGTCCAAGTGCATCACGTATTTGTCATGACGGGCGCTTCACCCAACACCGCGTGGCTTCAGGATTGCGTCGCCCTCGACGAGAAGGGCTTTGTTCTGACTGGCCCCGACTTGCCGCTAGAAATGAAATCAGACACCGGTCAGGCGTGGCCGCTCTCCCGTCCGCCGCAGAGACTGGAGAGCAGTCTTCCGGGAGTGTTCGTGGTCGGCGACGTCCGTGCCGGCAGCGTGAAGCGTGTGGCTTCGGCGGTGGGTGAAGGGGCTAACGCAGTCAGCCTCGTTCATAGGTTTCTGGCGGAGACCTAG
- a CDS encoding alpha/beta fold hydrolase gives MPDGVRRSTPAIRDGYGTYADDLAQLIEALDRKDAMLVGHSTGGGEVTRYVGRYGSKRVSKLVLVGAIPPLMLKTDQNPGGLPISVFDGLRQGVTAYRSQFLIDVSIPFYGYNKPGARVSEGVKEAFWRIGIQSSIIATYEFIGAFSETDLLEDLKNIGIPTLILHGNSD, from the coding sequence TTGCCTGACGGAGTGCGGCGATCTACGCCGGCCATCCGAGATGGTTACGGTACCTACGCCGATGATCTCGCACAACTCATCGAAGCACTTGATCGGAAGGACGCCATGTTGGTCGGACACTCGACCGGGGGCGGCGAGGTAACGCGCTACGTTGGCCGGTACGGGAGCAAGCGAGTCTCGAAGCTGGTGTTGGTCGGTGCAATCCCGCCATTGATGCTGAAGACGGATCAGAACCCAGGAGGACTTCCGATCTCGGTCTTCGATGGCCTTCGGCAGGGCGTCACTGCCTATAGATCCCAATTCTTGATAGACGTCAGCATCCCTTTCTATGGATATAACAAGCCTGGCGCCAGGGTCTCGGAGGGTGTGAAAGAAGCTTTCTGGCGGATTGGTATACAGTCTTCGATCATCGCAACCTATGAATTTATAGGAGCGTTCTCGGAGACCGACCTGCTCGAAGATTTGAAGAATATCGGCATTCCGACGCTCATCCTTCATGGCAATTCGGATTAG
- a CDS encoding YkgB family protein, whose protein sequence is MVRTWIFEGLSLAAKLDSFGIGLLRVALVIVLVWIGGLKFADYEADGIVPLVANSPVMRFLYRHPTEYRSHMNREGELKPQNREWHVQNGTYIFSHGLGIAIILIGLLIALYPISPGISAVGSLLLILMSFTTLSFLVTTPEVWVPALGDTNHGFPYLSIAGRLLIKDAIMMAAAVVTLADSAKAALNR, encoded by the coding sequence ATGGTACGCACATGGATATTCGAAGGTCTTTCATTGGCAGCGAAGCTCGACAGCTTCGGCATAGGACTCTTACGCGTCGCCTTGGTGATCGTCTTAGTCTGGATTGGCGGCCTGAAATTCGCAGACTATGAAGCAGACGGAATCGTACCCTTGGTCGCCAACAGTCCGGTGATGAGATTCTTGTATCGCCATCCCACCGAGTATCGATCCCACATGAACAGAGAGGGAGAACTGAAGCCACAGAATCGTGAATGGCATGTGCAGAATGGTACATATATCTTTTCGCATGGCTTGGGAATAGCCATCATCTTAATCGGATTGTTGATCGCTCTCTATCCCATAAGTCCAGGGATCTCTGCTGTCGGGAGTCTGTTGCTCATCCTTATGTCGTTCACGACGCTGTCGTTCCTTGTGACAACTCCAGAGGTGTGGGTGCCCGCCCTCGGAGATACTAACCACGGATTTCCCTACCTCTCAATAGCAGGCCGGCTCCTCATTAAGGACGCAATCATGATGGCAGCCGCAGTGGTCACGCTTGCCGACTCCGCCAAAGCCGCCTTGAATCGCTGA